In Paludibaculum fermentans, the genomic stretch CCAGTTCGCTATTTTTTCCCAGTGGTCCTCCAGTTCGCCAAAGGCAGTACGTAGGCGGTCCGATAACATCCGGCGGGCTGCGATGTAGCGTTCAGTCTCGGAGCCCAGGAACACGTTCTCAAGGTACGACACGCAGATCGCGTTCTCCATCCCTGGCTCCGCACGGCCGAACAGTTCGTCTACGAAATCGAGGTGCGCTTGCGTCTGCTCGAAGTCACCGCTCTCGATTGCAGCGCAGGTGCCTCTAGCGAAAACCGCCATCTCACAGTGCAGTAGGCCGCGTTCGCAATCGTCAATCTCCGCGGCGATTGCCGGAAAACGCAGTTCCAGCAGCAGTTCAAACTGACTGCGAACATCGTTGCCTACCAATGGGACAAGTTCCCCCATGTCATTCATATCGTAGATCGGCCCAATGCCCAGTGTCGCTCCGCTCCCTGCCTGACTTTGGGGATCTCTTGTGGGGCAAAGGTCCAAGAAACGATCGTAAAACGAGTAGCTCGGAGTGGAAATTAGGGCACCCTGGCGGGCTCGGAGTTGATTGATCAAATAGGGTCGCCTGACCACCCCTCGTCAGAATTTGGTGGAGGGTATTTTCTCGCCCTTCGATAAGTTGGAGGTTCCAAAAGGGAATCTCCAGCCACGGCGATTTGGCGTGCGACGTGCAAACCCAGATTGTCCGATCTTGTCCAGGAGAAAACTCAAATGAACCAAAACACGGTACGCGT encodes the following:
- a CDS encoding DUF7674 family protein; translated protein: MGELVPLVGNDVRSQFELLLELRFPAIAAEIDDCERGLLHCEMAVFARGTCAAIESGDFEQTQAHLDFVDELFGRAEPGMENAICVSYLENVFLGSETERYIAARRMLSDRLRTAFGELEDHWEKIANWSSDRKTQ